The genomic interval GGGATCTTCCGCGGAACGTGCACGTCGTGCTCTTCGCCCCCGAAGATCTCTCGATCGTGCGGGGCGAGCCCTCCGGTCGGCGGCGTTTCCTCGATCAGCTGCTCGTGCAGCTGACGCCGCGCATGGCGGGGGTGCTCGGCGACTACGACCGTGTGCTCAAGCAGCGCAACACCCTGCTCAAGTCTGCGCGGGCGTCGCGGGTGTCGGCGTCGCAGCTGTCGACGCTGGATGTGTGGGATGAGCGACTCGTCGACCTGGGGTCGGAGATCATCGAGGCGCGTGGACAGCTCGTCTCGGCGCTGCGCCCGTTCGTCGCCGAGGCGTACGCGACGATCGCGGGGGATGGGCACGCGGCTGAGCTCGCGAGCGAGCTGTCGATTCTCGGAGCGCGCCCGGATGACGAATTCGAGGTGAACGACGCGACGGTGCGATCCGAGATCGACGCCGCGGAGGCGACCGCCGCATTCACGGCATCTCTCGCGCGGAACAGACGCGCGGAGCTCGATCGCGGGCTCACGCTCTCGGGTCCGCATCGCGACGATCTGCTCCTGCGGCTGAACGGGCTGCCCGCGAGGGGGTACGCGAGTCACGGCGAATCGTGGTCCTTCGCCCTCGCGCTGCGGCTCGCTTCTGCGGCCCTGCTGCGCGCCGAGTCGCCTGCCGGCGACCCCGTGCTGATCCTCGACGATGTGTTCGCCGAGCTCGACGCGACCCGACGAGCCCGGCTCGCGGAGGCGGTGCACGATTACGAGCAGGTGCTCATCACGGCGGCGGTGGAGGAAGATGTCCCTGAGCCTCTCGCCGCGCACCGGGTGCGCATCCAGGCGGGTCGCATCGTCGAGGAGGAGTCGTGAGCGAGCGGCGCGAACCCGAGCACATCGCCGTCTATCGGCGGATCCGCGCGGTTTTCGGCCAGCCGATGGCCACCTCGCGCGATGCGCGCCGGCGACAGGCGGCCGCGCGCGACGAGACGACGGTTCCGTACGGGCTGGGCCGCGATCCGAAGGGCATCGACGATGTGCTGGAACGGCTGACCCAGACGATGGGATGGTCGTCGCCTCTTGCGAAGTCCGAGCTGCTCGTCGCCTGGCCGCGGCTCGTGGGAGATGACATCGCCGCGCACGCGGAGCCGGTGTCGGTCGAGGACGGCCTGCTCACCGTGAAGTGCAATTCGACCGCCTGGGCGCAGCAGCTCCGCTCGATGCGCAGCATGGTGCTGGCGGCGATCGCCGACCAGCATCCCGCCGCGGGCATCGAGTCGGTGCGTTTCATCGGACCGGACACCCCCTCGTGGAAACGGGGCCCACGCGTGATTCCAGGGCGTGGCCCTCGCGATACTTACGGCTGAGACGACAAATCTGGTCTACCGGGCGCGAAACGGGCCGCACAGGCGCGATTAGGCAGGTTTCATCAAGCGCCCTGCGGTAGGATCGAGATGTTCTCGTGACCCCGTTTCGGGGGGCGTGATCACGACCCACAGGAGCCCACCCCTACATGAATTCCTCCACTTCGCGTCCCGCCGCCGACAACTACGGCGCCGAAGCCATCCAGGTACTCGAAGGTCTCGAAGCGGTTCGCAAGCGGCCGGGCATGTACATCGGATCCACGGGTCCGCGCGGTCTCCACCACCTCGTCTATGAGATCGTCGACAACTCCGTCGACGAAGCTCTCGCCGGCTACTGCGACACCATCAGCGTGACGATCCTCGCCGACGGCGCCGTGCGCGTCGTCGACAACGGCCGTGGCATCCCGGTCGACGAGCACCCGATCGAGAAGCGCTCCACCGTGGAGGTCGTGCTCACCGTTCTGCACGCCGGTGGAAAGTTCGGCGGCGGCGGCTACGCCGTCTCGGGTGGTCTGCACGGTGTCGGCAGCTCCGTGGTCAACGCGCTCTCGCACCGCCTCGAGGTGGAGGTGCGTCGCCAGGGTCACGTGTATTCGATGGGCTTCCACGACGGTGTGCCGGATTCGCCGCTCGCACAGGGCGAGGCGACCGACGTCACGGGAACCACCGTCACCTTCTGGCCGAACAGCGACATCTTCGAGACCGTCGAGTACGACTACGACACGCTGCGGAACCGATTCCAGCAGACCGCGTTCCTCAACAAGGGCCTGCGCATCGAGATCACCGACGAGCGTCAGGTCGACGACGAGGGAGCTTTCCGTCACGAGTCGTTCCACTACGAGAACGGACTCGCCGACTACGTCGAGTACCTCAACTCGGCGAAGAAGACCGAGGTCATCCACCCCGAGATCATCTCGTTCGAGGCCGAGGACACTGATCGCCACATGGCCCTCGAGGTCGCGATGCAGTGGACCACCTCGTACACCGAGAGCGTGCACACCTACGCGAACGTGATCAA from Salinibacterium sp. ZJ70 carries:
- the recF gene encoding DNA replication/repair protein RecF, translated to MYVAHLELADFRNYESASLALHPGPNLLVGRNGQGKTNLVESINYLATLGSHRVSSDQALIRAGCDAAIVRARLEHAGRQVLVELQINKQGANKAQVNRAPAKPRDLPRNVHVVLFAPEDLSIVRGEPSGRRRFLDQLLVQLTPRMAGVLGDYDRVLKQRNTLLKSARASRVSASQLSTLDVWDERLVDLGSEIIEARGQLVSALRPFVAEAYATIAGDGHAAELASELSILGARPDDEFEVNDATVRSEIDAAEATAAFTASLARNRRAELDRGLTLSGPHRDDLLLRLNGLPARGYASHGESWSFALALRLASAALLRAESPAGDPVLILDDVFAELDATRRARLAEAVHDYEQVLITAAVEEDVPEPLAAHRVRIQAGRIVEEES
- a CDS encoding DUF721 domain-containing protein, which gives rise to MSERREPEHIAVYRRIRAVFGQPMATSRDARRRQAAARDETTVPYGLGRDPKGIDDVLERLTQTMGWSSPLAKSELLVAWPRLVGDDIAAHAEPVSVEDGLLTVKCNSTAWAQQLRSMRSMVLAAIADQHPAAGIESVRFIGPDTPSWKRGPRVIPGRGPRDTYG